The genomic stretch CGGTCGACTGGAAGGGGCTGATGAAGGTGCTGAAGTCCATGCCGATCAGGCATTACATCGTCGAGCATGACAATCCGAACGACGTCGATCGTCTGATCGAACGTTCGATCGCGTCCTTCCAGACCTTCTGAACGAGGCAAACATGACCAAGGAACTGGGTGTCGGCATCCTCGGATGCGGCAATATTTCCGCGACCTATTTTTCGCTCGCGCCGATGTTCAAGGGGCTGAAGGTGCTGGCCTGCGCCGACATCAACGCGGCCGCGGCCGCGGCGCGGGCGGAGGAGTACGGCGTCACGGCGCAGGGCGTGGACGATCTCTTCGCCAATGACGAGATCGACGTCATCGTCAACCTCACCATTCCGGCGGCGCATTACGACATGTCGCGGCGCGCGCTCGAAGCCGGCAAGCATGTCTATTCGGAAAAGCCGCTCGTGCTTTCCGTCGACGAGGGCAAGGAACTCGGACGCCTCGCGGCGGAAAAGGGCCTTGCCGTCGGCTGCGCGCCGGATACGTTCCTGGGCGGCGCCCATCAGCGCGCCCGTAAATATATCGATGAGGGCGGGATCGGGCGGGTCACCTCCGGCACCTGCCATGTGATGAGCCCGGGCATGGAGATGTGGCATCCGAACCCGGACTTCTTCTTCCTGCCGGGCGGCGGCCCGGTTCTCGATCTCGGACCCTATTATATCGCCAATCTGATCAACCTGATCGGACCGGTGAAACAGGTGGCGGCGCTGACCTCGATGGCGAACGAGACCCGCACCATCACCTCCGAACCGCGGCGCGGCGAGATCATCCCGGTCAAGACGCCGACCAATATCCACGCGCTTCTCGAGTTTGAAAGCGGCGCAACGGTCTCGCTTGCGGCAAGCTGGGATGTGTGGGCGCACCGCCATTCCCCCATGGAGCTTTACGGCACCGAAGGCTCGCTGTTCGTGCCCGATCCGAACTTCTTCGGTGGAACGGTGGAGGCGGCCGGACGCGACGGCGCCGTTGAGGTGCTGGACCTCGGCGATCATCCCTTCGGCAAGGCGAACCAGAACCTCGACAAGGGCGGGCGGGCAAACTACCGCACGGCGGGCCTGGCGGATATGGCGATGGCGCTGATCGAGGGGCGTGACGCCCGCTGTTCGCTCGAACGCGCGCTGCATGGGGTCGACGTGATGGCGGCAATCCTGAGATCGGGCGAAACCGGCGCTTTCGTGCCGCTGTCGACGACCTGCACCCAGCCGGCGGCCCTCGACGCCGAGGCGGCCGCGGCGCTTCTGCGGTAACAAGGCCCGATGCCTTGCCCTCAGGCGGAGCGTCGCTGCGGCGGCGTTCCGACCCTTCCGGCATGTCTCGCGCCTTCCGGCGTAAGGCCGGTCCATATCCGGAACGCCCGGTTGAAGGAATTCGGCTCGCTGAAGCCGAGGAGAAACGAGATCTCCGCCGACGGCAATGCCGTTGTCGTCAGATAGTGCCAGGCCAGGGCCTCGCGCGTCTCCTGCAGTATCTGCTGGTAGGAACAACCTTCCGATTCGATGCGTCTCTGCAGCGTACGCTTGCTCAGAGAGAGCTTGGTTGCCACCGCCTCGATCGATGCGAGCCCGCTCGGCAGGCCTTCCAGCAAGGCGGCCTTCACCCGTCTGACGGTCGTTGCGCCTTCCTCCAGATCGGCGAGCCGTTCACGCAGGCCCGGTTCGAATGCGTCCCACAGGCTTTCATTCGAGGTCAGGAAGGGGCGGGCGGCATCGCTTGCGGAGAAGGTCACGGCGTTGCGCGCGGCCGGTTTCATGCGTGCGCCGAGAAAGTCCTCGAAGGGCCTGGCCTGGGCCGGCGGTGCGGTCGTTTCGACCTCGACCGGTTTGATCAGTTCACGCGTGCCCATGCGCGCGAGCGTTACGGCAAAAAGCAGTTCGAACTGGATCATGCTTTGCGGCGGGTGGAATGGCGCATCAAGCCATGTCATCTCGACCGTCACAATATCCTCTGTTTCGATGAGGTCGAGGCGCATGGGCGCTATCAGTTTCTTGTAGGCCCTGATGCGGCTGAGCGCCACGCCGAGGTTGGGGCTGCACAGGGCGGCGAACAGGGGCGGCGAGAAGGATTCGGCGCGGACGGCCCGGCAGAGTTTCAGGGGAAAGAGCCGGTCATCCTGCGCCACCGCCTCCCAGAGACGGTAATAGTCCTCCGAGGCGAGCCGGAGGCCGGGACGCTGCAGAAGATCATCGGCGAGCCCGGCGCGCCTGAGGATGTCGGCCGGCACGAGGCCGAGATCCTTGAGCAACGGACGCCACGTGGCGTCAAGCGCATAGCCGGTCGTCATCATATGTGGCTTCATCCCTCATAGCGCGCTTCCGCTTTTCCTGGAAACGCTTCGACCCATCAACGCATTCTGCATGATCCGGCGTCAGTTGCCCATGCCGAATTGCGCCTTGAGACCGCCGATGAAGGTCGCGTCATCGCTTGCGGCGCGCCTCTCGAGAATGTCCACCGCATCTTCGCCCGCGGCATAGCGCAGTTGCGGCGTTTCGTCGGTGGCCGCGCGATAGACCACTTCGGCGATGGTTTCCGGCGACGAGCCGTTTTCCATCATCGGCCCGATGGCCTCAAGCAGCGTGTTCACAACCGGCTGGTATTCCTCAAGCGCTGGATCATTGCTGAAGTCGAGGGAGCGGCCGGAAAAATCGGTCCGTATGCCGCCCGGCTCCACGATCTTCACGGCGATGCCGAGGGGCTCCAACTCGAAATGCAGCGATTCCGACAGGCCTTCCACGGCGAATTTCGTGCCGTGATAAAGTGCCCCGAGCGGAAAGGTCATTCGTCCGCCGATCGATGAGATATTGACGATCACGCCGCTCTTTTGGGCGCGAAAATGCGGCAGCAGCGCCTTCGTGACGGCGATGAGGCCCATAACATTGACATCGAATTGCCGGCGGGCCTTCTCGAGCGGCGTCGCCTCCAGCGGCCCGAAGGCGCCGTAGCCGGCATTGTTGACCAGCACGTCGATTGCTCCGAAGGCCGAAATGCCGGCCTGGACGGCGCTCTCGATCGACCTCTGGTCCTCCACGTCGAGGCGGGCGACGAGCGTGCGGTCGAGACGCGTCAGTTCGGTTTCCTTCTCGGGCGCGCGCATGGTCGCGACCACGTTCCAGCCCTTGGCCTGGAACAGCCGCGCCGCAGCGCGGCCGAGGCCGCTCGACGTGCCGGTGATAAGAACGGTCCTTGTCATGATGTTTGCCTTTCCTGATCTCGACGGGAGATGGCAGGATAGCCGCCAGGGAAAGCGGCCGCATTGGCGGATGATGCCGTTCTTCAATCCGATCGCGCCAACCGATCCCTTCGGCCCGGCAGCCAAGAACATGGATCATTGCGGGCGAATGGACTATAGTCCGGCCTGGATTTTCCCAATGGCGGGCGGCCTTTTGCCGCGCGCTTTCTCCCACGAGCGCCTCTTCACGCGAAGGTTCCGTCCCTGAACCGGGGCGCCACGTCGAAATCAGGATGACAATAATGAGCTGGACACCGTCCGAAACGCGCTATGACACGATGAAATATAACCGCTGCGGCACTTCGGGCCTGAAGCTGCCGGCAATCTCGCTGGGGCTCTGGCACAATTTCGGCGACGACACGCCGCGCGAGCGCAAGGTCGCGATCTGCCAGACCGCCTTTGACGCGGGCATTACCCATTTCGATCTCGCCAACAATTACGGCCCGCCGGCGGGCACCGCCGAGACGGCCTTCGGTTCGATCATGAAGAAGGAGTTCGCCGGCCTGCGCGATGAAATGATCATCTCGTCAAAGGCGGGTTACGGCATGTGGCCGGGTCCCTATGGCGAATGGGGCAGCCGCAAATACATGATCGCCTCCTGCGACCAGAGCCTGAAACGGCTCGGTCTCGACTATGTCGACATCTTCTACTCGCACCGCTTCGATCCCGACACGCCGCTTGAGGAAACCATGCTGGCGCTCGACCATATCGTCCGTTCGGGCAGGGCGCTTTACGTGGGTATCTCGTCCTATAATTCGCAGCGCACCCGCGAGGCCTATGCGATCCTGAAGGAACTGAAGACGCCCTTCGTCATCCACCAGCCGAGCTATTCGATGATCAACCGCTGGGTCGAGGATGACGGGCTTCTTGATACGCTGGAGGAACTCGGCCTCGGCTCGATCGTGTTCTCGCCGCTCGCCCAGGGCATGCTGACGTCCAAATATCTGAACGGCATCCCGCAAGACAGCCGCGCCGCCCAGGGCAAGTCGCTGCAGCAGGCCTTCCTGAAGGACGAGACGATCGCCCATATCCGCGCGCTGAACGCGATCGCCGAGCGGCGCGGCCAGACGCTGGCGCAGATGGCGCTCGCCTGGGTGCTGCGCAAGGGCCGGGTAACGACGGCGCTGATCGGCGCGAGCCGTCCCGAACAGGTGACCGACTGCGTGGCAGCCCTCGACAATCCCGATTTCACCGATGCCGAACTGGCGGAAATCGATACCTACGCGCTCGACGCCAATATCAACATCTGGGCGAGATCGGCCGAGCGGAAAGGCCCCGAACGCAAGAAATAAAAAAAGCCTGCGGGTGGCAGCTACGACACCCGCAGGCCACTTCCCCCGGCCATGCGCGTGCCCGGGGGAAGTCTTCATGGCGTTTATTCGGCCACAAAGCAGTCGGTCAGATTGCCGGCCAAGTTTTCCAGCAGAATGAAGTAGAGGTCGGGTCCGTCTTCAAGGCCGGCGCCCAGCGGATCGAGAACGCCGGTGCGGGCGTCGGTTCCCTCGATGACCGCGTCGATGATTTTCGGCGGGAATTGCGGTTCGGAGAAGACGCAGGCCGCTCCCAGTTCCGTCAGCTTGTCGTGGATTTCGCGAATACGCTGGGCGCTCGGCGGCGCTTCCGGATTGACGGTGATCGAACCTGCCGCCTCGACGCCGAAGCGATGACCGAAATAGTGATAGGCGTCGTGGAAGACCACATAGGGTTTTGCCGGAACGCTGTCGATCTGGGCCTGGATGCCGGTGGTCAGTTCGTCGAGCCTGGTCTCCAGTTTCGCGGCATTGTCCGCATAGATTTCGGCGTTGGCAGGGTCGCGTTGAGACAGGGTTTCGGCCATGGCGGCGGCGAAGGCCCGCGCATTCAACGGATCGAGCCACATATGCGGGTCGACTTCTCCGTCATGATGGTGTCCGGCTTCTTCGTGCTCGTGCTCGTGCTCGTGCTCGTGCTCGTGGTCGTCTCCGGCTTCGCCATGGTCGTCGTGGTCGTGCTCGGCATGCGCATCCTCGTCATGATCGTGGTCATGAACGTCGAAGGCGCCGCCCTCGCGCGGTTCCAGCGTTTCCACGCCGGGGGCTTCCTCCAGCTCCACGATCTCGGCGTTGCCGCCGAGCGCCTCGAGCGGCTTGTCGAGGAAGTGCTCGAGCGCCGGGCCGATCCAGAACACGACGTCGGCCTCCTGCAGTGCGCGGGCCTCGGAGGGAGCCATGCTGTAGGTGTGCGGCGAGGCCGCGCCCTTGACCAGAAGCGTCGTCTCGGTCTCCGTTCCGGCCGTGATTGCGGTTGCCAGCGAATAGAGCGGCTTGATCGATGTGACCACCTTCAGGTTATCGTCCGCGATGGCGGCGCCTGCGGCCGAAACGGCAACCGTTGCGAGAAGAAGCGTATGAAGGGATTTCATCAGGACCTCACTTGCATGGGAATGTAATGTTATTACATCAATTGCGTAATGCTATAACGTATGTCATGGAACGCCGCAAGACGGAGTTTTCAGAAATTGACCAAGACCAATGACGAGGCCGGACTGCTGGTTTCGATGCAGGATGCCGGGATCAGGCGCGAGGGGCGCTTCCTGGTGCGCGGCGTCAGCTTCGATGTGCGCCGCGGCGAAATCGTCACCCTGATCGGGCCGAACGGCGCCGGCAAATCGACGAGCGCGAGGATGGCGATCGGCGTGTTCGAGCCGGACGAGGGCAGGGTGTGGCGCGCGTCCCGCCTGAAGATCGGCTATGTGCCGCAGAAGCTCAATATCGATCATTCGCTGCCGCTGACCGTGCGCCGTCTGATGACGGTGACGGGGCCGCTGTCGCGCGCGGAGATCTCCGAGGCGTTGGAGGCGGTCGGCCTGTCTCATATGGAAGAGGCAAGCGTTCAGACCCTGTCGGGCGGCGAATTCCAGCGGGCGCTTCTGGCCCGGGCAATCGCCCGCAAGCCGGACCTGCTGGTGCTCGACGAACCGGTGCAGGGCGTCGACTATTCCGGCGAGATTGCGCTTTACGAGCTGATCTCGAAGATCCGCGACCGCCAGGGCTGCGGCGTGCTGATGATTTCGCACGATCTGCATGTGGTGATGGCTCAGACCGATATTGTGGTGTGCCTGAACGGCCATGTCTGCTGCACGGGAACGCCAGAGGCCGTCAGCGGCAGCGAGGCCTATCAGGCGCTGTTCGGCGGGCGGGCATCGGGCGCGCTGGCGCTTTACCGCCATCATCACGACCACACTCATATGCCGGACGGCCGGGTGCGCCATGCCGATGGCTCGGTGACCGACCATTGTCATCCGCAGGACGGCCACCACGCGCATCATGACAGCGAGAAATCCCATGCTTGACGATTTCTTCACCCGCGCGCTGATTGCCGGCATCGGCGTTGCCCTGATGGCGGGGCCGCTCGGCTGCTTCATCATCTGGCGGAAGATGGCCTATTTTGGCGATACCATGGCGCACTCGGCATTGCTCGGCGTCGCGCTCTCGCTGCTCTTTGCCGTCAATCTCACCCTCAGCGTCTTCGTGGTCGCGACGGCGATTTCGGTCCTGCTCATTCTGCTGGAGCGCCGACGGGCCCTCTCCACCGACAGCCTGCTTGGCATTCTCGCCCATTCGACGCTCGCCGTCGGGTTGGTGATCGTTTCCTTCCTCACCTGGGTCCGGGTCGATCTCATCAGCTTTCTCTTCGGCGACATCCTGTCGGTCACGCGTGCCGATATTGCCATCGTCTGGCTGGGCGGGCTGGTCGTCGTCGGCGCGATTGTCGCGCTGTGGCGGCCGCTGCTTGCCGCGACCGTCTCGCCGGAAATCGCGCAGGCGGAAGGCCTGCGGCCTGAAACAGCGCGCTTCGTCTTTATGCTGCTGATGGCGCTGGTGATCGCGATCGCCATGAAGATCGTCGGCATCATGCTGATCACGTCGCTGCTGATCGTGCCGGCGGCGACCGCGCGCCGCTTTGCCCGGACGCCGGAGGCCATGGCGA from Martelella sp. AD-3 encodes the following:
- a CDS encoding Gfo/Idh/MocA family protein, with product MTKELGVGILGCGNISATYFSLAPMFKGLKVLACADINAAAAAARAEEYGVTAQGVDDLFANDEIDVIVNLTIPAAHYDMSRRALEAGKHVYSEKPLVLSVDEGKELGRLAAEKGLAVGCAPDTFLGGAHQRARKYIDEGGIGRVTSGTCHVMSPGMEMWHPNPDFFFLPGGGPVLDLGPYYIANLINLIGPVKQVAALTSMANETRTITSEPRRGEIIPVKTPTNIHALLEFESGATVSLAASWDVWAHRHSPMELYGTEGSLFVPDPNFFGGTVEAAGRDGAVEVLDLGDHPFGKANQNLDKGGRANYRTAGLADMAMALIEGRDARCSLERALHGVDVMAAILRSGETGAFVPLSTTCTQPAALDAEAAAALLR
- a CDS encoding AraC family transcriptional regulator, which gives rise to MMTTGYALDATWRPLLKDLGLVPADILRRAGLADDLLQRPGLRLASEDYYRLWEAVAQDDRLFPLKLCRAVRAESFSPPLFAALCSPNLGVALSRIRAYKKLIAPMRLDLIETEDIVTVEMTWLDAPFHPPQSMIQFELLFAVTLARMGTRELIKPVEVETTAPPAQARPFEDFLGARMKPAARNAVTFSASDAARPFLTSNESLWDAFEPGLRERLADLEEGATTVRRVKAALLEGLPSGLASIEAVATKLSLSKRTLQRRIESEGCSYQQILQETREALAWHYLTTTALPSAEISFLLGFSEPNSFNRAFRIWTGLTPEGARHAGRVGTPPQRRSA
- a CDS encoding SDR family oxidoreductase; this encodes MTRTVLITGTSSGLGRAAARLFQAKGWNVVATMRAPEKETELTRLDRTLVARLDVEDQRSIESAVQAGISAFGAIDVLVNNAGYGAFGPLEATPLEKARRQFDVNVMGLIAVTKALLPHFRAQKSGVIVNISSIGGRMTFPLGALYHGTKFAVEGLSESLHFELEPLGIAVKIVEPGGIRTDFSGRSLDFSNDPALEEYQPVVNTLLEAIGPMMENGSSPETIAEVVYRAATDETPQLRYAAGEDAVDILERRAASDDATFIGGLKAQFGMGN
- the mgrA gene encoding L-glyceraldehyde 3-phosphate reductase; the encoded protein is MSWTPSETRYDTMKYNRCGTSGLKLPAISLGLWHNFGDDTPRERKVAICQTAFDAGITHFDLANNYGPPAGTAETAFGSIMKKEFAGLRDEMIISSKAGYGMWPGPYGEWGSRKYMIASCDQSLKRLGLDYVDIFYSHRFDPDTPLEETMLALDHIVRSGRALYVGISSYNSQRTREAYAILKELKTPFVIHQPSYSMINRWVEDDGLLDTLEELGLGSIVFSPLAQGMLTSKYLNGIPQDSRAAQGKSLQQAFLKDETIAHIRALNAIAERRGQTLAQMALAWVLRKGRVTTALIGASRPEQVTDCVAALDNPDFTDAELAEIDTYALDANINIWARSAERKGPERKK
- a CDS encoding zinc ABC transporter substrate-binding protein; the protein is MKSLHTLLLATVAVSAAGAAIADDNLKVVTSIKPLYSLATAITAGTETETTLLVKGAASPHTYSMAPSEARALQEADVVFWIGPALEHFLDKPLEALGGNAEIVELEEAPGVETLEPREGGAFDVHDHDHDEDAHAEHDHDDHGEAGDDHEHEHEHEHEHEEAGHHHDGEVDPHMWLDPLNARAFAAAMAETLSQRDPANAEIYADNAAKLETRLDELTTGIQAQIDSVPAKPYVVFHDAYHYFGHRFGVEAAGSITVNPEAPPSAQRIREIHDKLTELGAACVFSEPQFPPKIIDAVIEGTDARTGVLDPLGAGLEDGPDLYFILLENLAGNLTDCFVAE
- a CDS encoding metal ABC transporter ATP-binding protein, coding for MQDAGIRREGRFLVRGVSFDVRRGEIVTLIGPNGAGKSTSARMAIGVFEPDEGRVWRASRLKIGYVPQKLNIDHSLPLTVRRLMTVTGPLSRAEISEALEAVGLSHMEEASVQTLSGGEFQRALLARAIARKPDLLVLDEPVQGVDYSGEIALYELISKIRDRQGCGVLMISHDLHVVMAQTDIVVCLNGHVCCTGTPEAVSGSEAYQALFGGRASGALALYRHHHDHTHMPDGRVRHADGSVTDHCHPQDGHHAHHDSEKSHA
- a CDS encoding metal ABC transporter permease gives rise to the protein MLDDFFTRALIAGIGVALMAGPLGCFIIWRKMAYFGDTMAHSALLGVALSLLFAVNLTLSVFVVATAISVLLILLERRRALSTDSLLGILAHSTLAVGLVIVSFLTWVRVDLISFLFGDILSVTRADIAIVWLGGLVVVGAIVALWRPLLAATVSPEIAQAEGLRPETARFVFMLLMALVIAIAMKIVGIMLITSLLIVPAATARRFARTPEAMAMIASLIGAVSVVMGLYASLYYDTPSGPSIVVAAMLLFVAGLAPLAVRRA